One region of Alosa sapidissima isolate fAloSap1 chromosome 1, fAloSap1.pri, whole genome shotgun sequence genomic DNA includes:
- the abi1b gene encoding abl interactor 1b isoform X2, which translates to MAELQMLLEEEIPAGKSALVESYQNLSRVAEYCENNYVQAQDKRKALEETKAYTTQSLASVAYQINALANNVLQLLDIQASQLRRMESSINHISQTVDIHKEKVARREIGILTTNKNTSRTHKIIAPGNMERPVRYIRKPIDYTLLDDVGHGVKQHGNNQPARGGTLSRTNPPTQKPPSPPMAGRGTLGRNTPYKTLEPVKPPVVPNDYMTSPARLGSQNSPGRTASVNQRPRTHSGSSGGSGGRENSGSSSVGIPLAVPTPSPPTSMASASAVPQGPGLGPVPMSQFGTISRQISRHASSSASMVSATGTYRRAPSVSSSQFTSAPPAHVNGGPTYTQNSVTAAPPPPPPMVQLTPQIPLTGFVARVQENITDSPSPPPPPLPEDTVLFEEANPPPPPPPVDYEDEDAAVVHYSDPYADGDPHWAPKTYLEKVVAIYDYSKDKDDELSFMEGAIIYIIKKNDDGWFEGVCNGVTGLFPGNYVESIMHYAD; encoded by the exons ATGGCAGAGCTACAAATGCTGCTAGAGGAAGAAATTCCGGCTGGTAAAAGTGCTCTTGTTGAGAGCTATCAGAATCTATCAAGGGTCGCAGAATATTGTGAGAACAACTATGTACAG GCACAGGACAAGAGGAAAGCCCTGGAGGAGACCAAAGCCTACACCACCCAGTCTTTGGCCAGTGTAGCCTACCAGATCAATGCCTTAGCCAACAATGTACTGCAGCTGCTGGACATCCAGGCGTCCCAGCTGCGCCGCATGGAGTCCTCCATCAACCACATCTCCCAG ACTGTGGACATCCACAAGGAGAAAGTAGCCCGACGAGAGATTGGAATACTGACCACAAACAAGAACACGTCACGGACCCACAAGATCATCGCTCCCGGGAACATGGAGAGGCCAGTGAGGTACATTAGGAAGCCCATAGACTACACCCTCCTGGATGATGTGGGCCATGGTGTCAAA CAACATGGCAACAACCAACCAGCCAGAGGAGGAACCTTATCAAGGACAAATCCGCCCACGCAGAAGCCTCCGAGTCCACCAATGGCAGGCCGCGGAACCCTTGG GAGGAACACCCCGTATAAGACCCTGGAGCCGGTGAAGCCTCCTGTGGTGCCTAATGACTACATGACCAGCCCCGCCAGGCTGGGCAGCCAGAACAGCCCAGGCCGCACTGCCTCGGTCAACCAGAGGCCCAGGACACACAG tggcAGCAGTGGGGGCAGCGGTGGTCGGGAGAacagtggcagcagcagtgTGGGCATCCCTCTGGCTGTGCCCACACCCTCACCACCCACCAGCATGGCATCAG CGTCGGCGGTTCCGCAGGGTCCAGGCCTCGGCCCTGTGCCCATGTCCCAGTTTGGCACCATCTCCCGGCAGATCTCGCGTCACGCCTCTTCCTCGGCCTCCATGGTGTCGGCCACGGGCACGTACCGCCGTGCGCCCTCCGTCTCTTCCTCCCAGTTTACTTCCGCCCCACCGGCCCACGTCAACGGGGGGCCCACCTACACCCAGAACTCAG TGACCGCAGCTCCGCCGCCACCTCCTCCCATGGTGCAACTCACCCCTCAGATCCCACTCACGGGCTTCGTGGCCCGGGTGCAGGAGAACA TAACTGACAGTCcctcaccacccccaccccccctgcctGAGGACACGGTGCTGTTTGAGGAggccaacccccctcccccgccGCCGCCAGTGGACTACGAAGACGAGGATGCGGCGGTGGTCCACTACAGTGACCCCTACGCTGACGGCGACCCTCACTGGGCCCCCAAGACTTACCTGGAGAAAG TGGTGGCCATTTATGATTACTCCAAGGATAAGGACGATGAGCTTTCTTTCATGGAGGGTGCCATTATCTATATCATCAAGAAAAACGATGACGGATGGTTCGAGGGTGTGTGCAACGGTGTCACAGGCCTGTTTCCAGGCAACTATGTGGAGTCCATCATGCACTACGCAGActga
- the abi1b gene encoding abl interactor 1b isoform X1, with translation MAELQMLLEEEIPAGKSALVESYQNLSRVAEYCENNYVQAQDKRKALEETKAYTTQSLASVAYQINALANNVLQLLDIQASQLRRMESSINHISQTVDIHKEKVARREIGILTTNKNTSRTHKIIAPGNMERPVRYIRKPIDYTLLDDVGHGVKWLKAKQHGNNQPARGGTLSRTNPPTQKPPSPPMAGRGTLGRNTPYKTLEPVKPPVVPNDYMTSPARLGSQNSPGRTASVNQRPRTHSGSSGGSGGRENSGSSSVGIPLAVPTPSPPTSMASASAVPQGPGLGPVPMSQFGTISRQISRHASSSASMVSATGTYRRAPSVSSSQFTSAPPAHVNGGPTYTQNSVTAAPPPPPPMVQLTPQIPLTGFVARVQENITDSPSPPPPPLPEDTVLFEEANPPPPPPPVDYEDEDAAVVHYSDPYADGDPHWAPKTYLEKVVAIYDYSKDKDDELSFMEGAIIYIIKKNDDGWFEGVCNGVTGLFPGNYVESIMHYAD, from the exons ATGGCAGAGCTACAAATGCTGCTAGAGGAAGAAATTCCGGCTGGTAAAAGTGCTCTTGTTGAGAGCTATCAGAATCTATCAAGGGTCGCAGAATATTGTGAGAACAACTATGTACAG GCACAGGACAAGAGGAAAGCCCTGGAGGAGACCAAAGCCTACACCACCCAGTCTTTGGCCAGTGTAGCCTACCAGATCAATGCCTTAGCCAACAATGTACTGCAGCTGCTGGACATCCAGGCGTCCCAGCTGCGCCGCATGGAGTCCTCCATCAACCACATCTCCCAG ACTGTGGACATCCACAAGGAGAAAGTAGCCCGACGAGAGATTGGAATACTGACCACAAACAAGAACACGTCACGGACCCACAAGATCATCGCTCCCGGGAACATGGAGAGGCCAGTGAGGTACATTAGGAAGCCCATAGACTACACCCTCCTGGATGATGTGGGCCATGGTGTCAAA TGGCTAAAAGCCAAG CAACATGGCAACAACCAACCAGCCAGAGGAGGAACCTTATCAAGGACAAATCCGCCCACGCAGAAGCCTCCGAGTCCACCAATGGCAGGCCGCGGAACCCTTGG GAGGAACACCCCGTATAAGACCCTGGAGCCGGTGAAGCCTCCTGTGGTGCCTAATGACTACATGACCAGCCCCGCCAGGCTGGGCAGCCAGAACAGCCCAGGCCGCACTGCCTCGGTCAACCAGAGGCCCAGGACACACAG tggcAGCAGTGGGGGCAGCGGTGGTCGGGAGAacagtggcagcagcagtgTGGGCATCCCTCTGGCTGTGCCCACACCCTCACCACCCACCAGCATGGCATCAG CGTCGGCGGTTCCGCAGGGTCCAGGCCTCGGCCCTGTGCCCATGTCCCAGTTTGGCACCATCTCCCGGCAGATCTCGCGTCACGCCTCTTCCTCGGCCTCCATGGTGTCGGCCACGGGCACGTACCGCCGTGCGCCCTCCGTCTCTTCCTCCCAGTTTACTTCCGCCCCACCGGCCCACGTCAACGGGGGGCCCACCTACACCCAGAACTCAG TGACCGCAGCTCCGCCGCCACCTCCTCCCATGGTGCAACTCACCCCTCAGATCCCACTCACGGGCTTCGTGGCCCGGGTGCAGGAGAACA TAACTGACAGTCcctcaccacccccaccccccctgcctGAGGACACGGTGCTGTTTGAGGAggccaacccccctcccccgccGCCGCCAGTGGACTACGAAGACGAGGATGCGGCGGTGGTCCACTACAGTGACCCCTACGCTGACGGCGACCCTCACTGGGCCCCCAAGACTTACCTGGAGAAAG TGGTGGCCATTTATGATTACTCCAAGGATAAGGACGATGAGCTTTCTTTCATGGAGGGTGCCATTATCTATATCATCAAGAAAAACGATGACGGATGGTTCGAGGGTGTGTGCAACGGTGTCACAGGCCTGTTTCCAGGCAACTATGTGGAGTCCATCATGCACTACGCAGActga
- the abi1b gene encoding abl interactor 1b isoform X3 yields the protein MAELQMLLEEEIPAGKSALVESYQNLSRVAEYCENNYVQAQDKRKALEETKAYTTQSLASVAYQINALANNVLQLLDIQASQLRRMESSINHISQTVDIHKEKVARREIGILTTNKNTSRTHKIIAPGNMERPVRYIRKPIDYTLLDDVGHGVKWLKAKQHGNNQPARGGTLSRTNPPTQKPPSPPMAGRGTLGRNTPYKTLEPVKPPVVPNDYMTSPARLGSQNSPGRTASVNQRPRTHSGSSGGSGGRENSGSSSVGIPLAVPTPSPPTSMASASAVPQGPGLGPVPMSQFGTISRQISRHASSSASMVSATGTYRRAPSVSSSQFTSAPPAHVNGGPTYTQNSVTDSPSPPPPPLPEDTVLFEEANPPPPPPPVDYEDEDAAVVHYSDPYADGDPHWAPKTYLEKVVAIYDYSKDKDDELSFMEGAIIYIIKKNDDGWFEGVCNGVTGLFPGNYVESIMHYAD from the exons ATGGCAGAGCTACAAATGCTGCTAGAGGAAGAAATTCCGGCTGGTAAAAGTGCTCTTGTTGAGAGCTATCAGAATCTATCAAGGGTCGCAGAATATTGTGAGAACAACTATGTACAG GCACAGGACAAGAGGAAAGCCCTGGAGGAGACCAAAGCCTACACCACCCAGTCTTTGGCCAGTGTAGCCTACCAGATCAATGCCTTAGCCAACAATGTACTGCAGCTGCTGGACATCCAGGCGTCCCAGCTGCGCCGCATGGAGTCCTCCATCAACCACATCTCCCAG ACTGTGGACATCCACAAGGAGAAAGTAGCCCGACGAGAGATTGGAATACTGACCACAAACAAGAACACGTCACGGACCCACAAGATCATCGCTCCCGGGAACATGGAGAGGCCAGTGAGGTACATTAGGAAGCCCATAGACTACACCCTCCTGGATGATGTGGGCCATGGTGTCAAA TGGCTAAAAGCCAAG CAACATGGCAACAACCAACCAGCCAGAGGAGGAACCTTATCAAGGACAAATCCGCCCACGCAGAAGCCTCCGAGTCCACCAATGGCAGGCCGCGGAACCCTTGG GAGGAACACCCCGTATAAGACCCTGGAGCCGGTGAAGCCTCCTGTGGTGCCTAATGACTACATGACCAGCCCCGCCAGGCTGGGCAGCCAGAACAGCCCAGGCCGCACTGCCTCGGTCAACCAGAGGCCCAGGACACACAG tggcAGCAGTGGGGGCAGCGGTGGTCGGGAGAacagtggcagcagcagtgTGGGCATCCCTCTGGCTGTGCCCACACCCTCACCACCCACCAGCATGGCATCAG CGTCGGCGGTTCCGCAGGGTCCAGGCCTCGGCCCTGTGCCCATGTCCCAGTTTGGCACCATCTCCCGGCAGATCTCGCGTCACGCCTCTTCCTCGGCCTCCATGGTGTCGGCCACGGGCACGTACCGCCGTGCGCCCTCCGTCTCTTCCTCCCAGTTTACTTCCGCCCCACCGGCCCACGTCAACGGGGGGCCCACCTACACCCAGAACTCAG TAACTGACAGTCcctcaccacccccaccccccctgcctGAGGACACGGTGCTGTTTGAGGAggccaacccccctcccccgccGCCGCCAGTGGACTACGAAGACGAGGATGCGGCGGTGGTCCACTACAGTGACCCCTACGCTGACGGCGACCCTCACTGGGCCCCCAAGACTTACCTGGAGAAAG TGGTGGCCATTTATGATTACTCCAAGGATAAGGACGATGAGCTTTCTTTCATGGAGGGTGCCATTATCTATATCATCAAGAAAAACGATGACGGATGGTTCGAGGGTGTGTGCAACGGTGTCACAGGCCTGTTTCCAGGCAACTATGTGGAGTCCATCATGCACTACGCAGActga
- the abi1b gene encoding abl interactor 1b isoform X4 → MAELQMLLEEEIPAGKSALVESYQNLSRVAEYCENNYVQAQDKRKALEETKAYTTQSLASVAYQINALANNVLQLLDIQASQLRRMESSINHISQTVDIHKEKVARREIGILTTNKNTSRTHKIIAPGNMERPVRYIRKPIDYTLLDDVGHGVKQHGNNQPARGGTLSRTNPPTQKPPSPPMAGRGTLGRNTPYKTLEPVKPPVVPNDYMTSPARLGSQNSPGRTASVNQRPRTHSGSSGGSGGRENSGSSSVGIPLAVPTPSPPTSMASASAVPQGPGLGPVPMSQFGTISRQISRHASSSASMVSATGTYRRAPSVSSSQFTSAPPAHVNGGPTYTQNSVTDSPSPPPPPLPEDTVLFEEANPPPPPPPVDYEDEDAAVVHYSDPYADGDPHWAPKTYLEKVVAIYDYSKDKDDELSFMEGAIIYIIKKNDDGWFEGVCNGVTGLFPGNYVESIMHYAD, encoded by the exons ATGGCAGAGCTACAAATGCTGCTAGAGGAAGAAATTCCGGCTGGTAAAAGTGCTCTTGTTGAGAGCTATCAGAATCTATCAAGGGTCGCAGAATATTGTGAGAACAACTATGTACAG GCACAGGACAAGAGGAAAGCCCTGGAGGAGACCAAAGCCTACACCACCCAGTCTTTGGCCAGTGTAGCCTACCAGATCAATGCCTTAGCCAACAATGTACTGCAGCTGCTGGACATCCAGGCGTCCCAGCTGCGCCGCATGGAGTCCTCCATCAACCACATCTCCCAG ACTGTGGACATCCACAAGGAGAAAGTAGCCCGACGAGAGATTGGAATACTGACCACAAACAAGAACACGTCACGGACCCACAAGATCATCGCTCCCGGGAACATGGAGAGGCCAGTGAGGTACATTAGGAAGCCCATAGACTACACCCTCCTGGATGATGTGGGCCATGGTGTCAAA CAACATGGCAACAACCAACCAGCCAGAGGAGGAACCTTATCAAGGACAAATCCGCCCACGCAGAAGCCTCCGAGTCCACCAATGGCAGGCCGCGGAACCCTTGG GAGGAACACCCCGTATAAGACCCTGGAGCCGGTGAAGCCTCCTGTGGTGCCTAATGACTACATGACCAGCCCCGCCAGGCTGGGCAGCCAGAACAGCCCAGGCCGCACTGCCTCGGTCAACCAGAGGCCCAGGACACACAG tggcAGCAGTGGGGGCAGCGGTGGTCGGGAGAacagtggcagcagcagtgTGGGCATCCCTCTGGCTGTGCCCACACCCTCACCACCCACCAGCATGGCATCAG CGTCGGCGGTTCCGCAGGGTCCAGGCCTCGGCCCTGTGCCCATGTCCCAGTTTGGCACCATCTCCCGGCAGATCTCGCGTCACGCCTCTTCCTCGGCCTCCATGGTGTCGGCCACGGGCACGTACCGCCGTGCGCCCTCCGTCTCTTCCTCCCAGTTTACTTCCGCCCCACCGGCCCACGTCAACGGGGGGCCCACCTACACCCAGAACTCAG TAACTGACAGTCcctcaccacccccaccccccctgcctGAGGACACGGTGCTGTTTGAGGAggccaacccccctcccccgccGCCGCCAGTGGACTACGAAGACGAGGATGCGGCGGTGGTCCACTACAGTGACCCCTACGCTGACGGCGACCCTCACTGGGCCCCCAAGACTTACCTGGAGAAAG TGGTGGCCATTTATGATTACTCCAAGGATAAGGACGATGAGCTTTCTTTCATGGAGGGTGCCATTATCTATATCATCAAGAAAAACGATGACGGATGGTTCGAGGGTGTGTGCAACGGTGTCACAGGCCTGTTTCCAGGCAACTATGTGGAGTCCATCATGCACTACGCAGActga